The following coding sequences are from one Leptospira mayottensis 200901116 window:
- the tuf gene encoding elongation factor Tu, which produces MAKEKFDRSKPHLNVGTIGHVDHGKTTLTAAITTTLAKAIGGKNKAVAYDQIDNAPEEKARGITIATSHQEYETNNRHYAHVDCPGHADYVKNMITGAAQMDAAILVVSATDGPMPQTKEHILLARQVGVPYVIVFINKADMLAADERAEMIEMVEMDVRDLLNKYNFPGDTTPIVYGSAVKALEGDESEIGAPAILKLMEALDTFVPNPKRVTDKPFLMPVEDVFSITGRGTVATGRVEQGVLKVNDEVEIIGIRPTTKTVVTGIEMFRKLLDQAEAGDNIGALLRGTKKEDIERGQVLAKPGSITPHKKFAAEVYVLTKDEGGRHTPFINNYRPQFYFRTTDVTGVCNLPNGVEMVMPGDNVSLTVELISPIAMDKGLKFAIREGGRTIGSGVVADIIE; this is translated from the coding sequence AACCTCACTTAAACGTTGGAACAATCGGTCACGTGGATCACGGTAAGACGACCCTGACGGCAGCAATTACTACTACACTTGCAAAAGCGATCGGTGGTAAGAATAAAGCTGTTGCTTATGACCAAATTGATAATGCTCCGGAAGAAAAAGCACGTGGAATCACCATCGCTACTTCTCACCAAGAGTACGAAACCAATAATCGTCACTATGCACACGTAGATTGTCCAGGTCACGCCGACTATGTGAAAAACATGATCACCGGTGCCGCTCAGATGGACGCGGCTATCCTCGTTGTATCCGCAACCGACGGACCAATGCCACAAACAAAAGAACACATCCTTCTTGCTCGTCAGGTAGGCGTTCCTTACGTGATCGTATTCATCAACAAAGCGGATATGCTTGCAGCTGACGAAAGAGCTGAAATGATCGAAATGGTTGAAATGGACGTTCGCGATCTTCTCAACAAATACAACTTCCCAGGTGATACTACTCCTATCGTTTACGGTTCCGCTGTAAAAGCTCTGGAAGGTGACGAGTCTGAAATCGGCGCTCCTGCAATTTTGAAACTGATGGAAGCTCTGGACACTTTCGTTCCAAATCCAAAACGCGTTACTGATAAGCCTTTCCTTATGCCTGTGGAAGACGTTTTCTCGATCACCGGTCGTGGAACTGTTGCAACCGGAAGAGTGGAACAAGGCGTTCTTAAAGTGAACGACGAAGTTGAAATCATCGGGATCCGTCCGACTACGAAAACAGTCGTTACTGGTATCGAAATGTTCAGAAAACTTCTCGATCAAGCGGAAGCTGGTGACAATATCGGCGCTCTTCTTCGTGGAACTAAAAAAGAAGATATCGAAAGAGGACAAGTTCTCGCGAAACCGGGTTCTATCACTCCTCACAAAAAGTTTGCCGCCGAGGTTTACGTTTTAACTAAGGATGAAGGCGGACGTCACACTCCGTTCATCAATAACTACCGTCCTCAGTTCTACTTCAGAACAACTGACGTTACCGGTGTTTGTAACCTTCCTAACGGTGTTGAGATGGTTATGCCTGGCGACAACGTATCTCTGACAGTTGAATTGATTAGCCCGATCGCAATGGATAAAGGTCTCAAGTTCGCAATTCGCGAAGGCGGAAGAACCATCGGATCCGGCGTTGTCGCGGACATCATTGAGTAA